One part of the Orenia metallireducens genome encodes these proteins:
- a CDS encoding hemerythrin domain-containing protein gives MESIKLLVEEHKNIKRVLKVVRKLSIKVFESGEVDFASFYNGIDFIRNYADKHHHNKEEEILFKKLSEELGEPLASGPISAMFSEHDLGRLFIYNLEQALKAVKAGNGEAKVDIIANAVAYTDLLYRHIDKEDNAIYIYGEKNLSQDSLAEVEEACKKVEIEASQQGIQDKYLKLIDDLEKRVD, from the coding sequence ATGGAATCTATAAAGTTATTGGTTGAAGAACATAAGAATATTAAAAGAGTCTTAAAAGTTGTTAGAAAATTATCTATTAAGGTCTTTGAAAGTGGGGAAGTAGATTTTGCTTCTTTTTATAATGGAATTGATTTTATTAGAAATTATGCTGATAAGCACCACCATAATAAAGAAGAGGAGATACTCTTTAAGAAGTTATCTGAAGAGTTAGGTGAACCTCTAGCCAGTGGTCCAATTTCAGCTATGTTCTCTGAGCATGATTTAGGTAGATTATTTATCTATAATTTAGAGCAAGCTTTAAAAGCAGTTAAAGCAGGTAACGGTGAAGCTAAAGTGGATATTATTGCCAATGCCGTTGCTTATACTGATTTATTATATAGACATATCGATAAAGAGGATAATGCTATTTATATCTATGGTGAGAAGAACTTAAGTCAAGATTCTTTAGCAGAGGTAGAAGAGGCATGTAAGAAAGTAGAAATAGAAGCTAGCCAGCAGGGAATACAGGATAAATACTTGAAATTAATAGACGATTTAGAGAAGAGAGTCGATTAA
- the murC gene encoding UDP-N-acetylmuramate--L-alanine ligase, with protein MKRAHIIGIGGIAMSAIAQCLIQLGYKVTGSDLHHNDLVEELRNQGVEITIGHQAENISTKIEKVICSDAIPETNVEIVKAKEYGLDLLGRSDALAWITKEKRVISASGTHGKTTTSSMIAYLLEEGKKEPSFIIGGILNNFGSNFRANQGDYFVLEGDEYNKSFLKYPSDIGVITNIEFDHPDIYADMAEVFDTYHQYVDGLRECLVTNQQVIEQLGLKIEEMSIEVVTVGIDDNQAEFNAINIREEELSSYFNVEYQGEEIGEFKINALGSYNVKHALEAMAVAKYCGLSFEAIKRGLRLWQGVKRRFEILDDDESRIVISDYAHHPSEVEAVAEILERIKSNKKKVLIFQPHQYIRTKSLFEDYKGILDKEIDEKVILKIYKVREAVENEDLEKLGNKLSQMVSKGDTAYYNRFEDLKRWLDQYKQDNQAIYLFLGAGDIDTFAREWAQRD; from the coding sequence ATGAAGAGAGCACATATTATTGGCATTGGTGGAATAGCAATGTCAGCTATTGCCCAATGTTTAATTCAATTAGGTTATAAAGTAACAGGTTCTGACTTACACCATAATGATTTGGTAGAAGAGCTGAGAAATCAAGGAGTAGAAATCACTATTGGGCATCAAGCAGAGAATATATCTACAAAGATAGAGAAGGTAATCTGCTCTGATGCCATTCCTGAGACTAATGTTGAGATTGTAAAGGCTAAGGAGTATGGTTTGGATTTATTAGGGCGTTCTGATGCTCTTGCTTGGATTACCAAAGAGAAGAGGGTTATTTCAGCTTCAGGAACCCATGGAAAGACGACTACTTCTTCAATGATTGCTTATCTATTAGAGGAAGGAAAGAAGGAACCTAGTTTTATTATTGGAGGAATCTTGAATAACTTTGGTAGTAATTTTAGAGCCAATCAAGGAGACTATTTTGTACTTGAAGGGGATGAATATAACAAATCATTCTTAAAGTATCCTTCTGATATTGGAGTTATTACAAATATTGAATTTGATCATCCAGATATCTATGCAGATATGGCAGAGGTATTTGATACTTATCACCAATATGTAGATGGGTTAAGAGAGTGCTTGGTGACCAATCAACAGGTTATTGAGCAACTTGGGCTGAAGATAGAAGAGATGAGTATTGAGGTAGTTACAGTAGGAATTGATGACAATCAAGCAGAGTTTAATGCTATCAATATTAGGGAAGAAGAGTTAAGTTCTTACTTTAATGTTGAATATCAAGGTGAAGAGATTGGTGAATTTAAGATAAACGCTTTAGGAAGCTATAATGTCAAACATGCTTTAGAGGCAATGGCAGTAGCCAAATACTGTGGCTTGTCTTTTGAAGCAATAAAGAGAGGCTTAAGGTTATGGCAAGGGGTGAAACGCCGTTTTGAAATTTTAGATGATGATGAGAGTAGAATTGTTATCAGTGATTATGCTCATCACCCAAGCGAGGTAGAGGCGGTAGCTGAGATTTTAGAGAGGATTAAGAGTAATAAGAAGAAGGTTTTAATCTTCCAACCCCATCAGTATATTAGAACTAAAAGTTTATTTGAAGATTATAAGGGAATCTTGGATAAAGAGATAGATGAAAAGGTGATACTAAAGATTTATAAGGTTAGAGAGGCTGTGGAGAATGAAGATTTGGAAAAATTAGGTAATAAATTGAGTCAGATGGTCAGTAAAGGTGATACTGCCTATTATAATAGATTCGAGGATTTAAAGAGGTGGCTAGATCAATATAAACAAGATAATCAAGCAATCTATCTATTCTTAGGTGCTGGAGATATAGATACTTTTGCTAGAGAATGGGCTCAGAGAGATTAA
- a CDS encoding alpha-amylase family glycosyl hydrolase has product MAFDTPIELRNQIIYEAYVRNHSKEGTFNELVKDLDNIKELGVDILWLMPIHPIGQKNKKGELGCPYSIQDYKGVNPEYGTLDDFKGLIKAVHQRGMKLMIDVVYNHTAHDSKLFKEHPEWFYQTADGEVGNKVGDWYDVIDLDFDNLALWNYLIDALKYWVELGVDGFRCDVASMIPLKFWKRARKEVAQVREGIIWIAESVEPDFLKALRKNGFVGLSDAELYQAFDVSYDYDTFLYFKKYKSGKISFAEYLEKVRMQEYIYPANYVKMRFIENHDQERARRWLPVKEDLYNWTAFYYFQQGLTLIYGGQETDDIISPSLFDHDPVDWTLLDEYYVDLLKDLGEIKKDEIFAKGYYEILDSNREGVVVATYQLDNRLMVGIFNLEQKLGDISVPVSDGKYENLISAKTIKVEDGKVTLSVEPIIFAVEVEDNEKKVILSEL; this is encoded by the coding sequence ATGGCCTTTGATACACCGATTGAATTAAGGAACCAGATTATTTATGAGGCTTATGTGAGAAATCATAGTAAAGAGGGTACCTTTAATGAGCTTGTCAAGGATTTAGATAATATTAAAGAGCTGGGAGTTGATATTCTATGGTTGATGCCAATTCACCCTATTGGGCAGAAGAATAAGAAGGGTGAGTTAGGTTGTCCTTACTCTATTCAAGACTATAAAGGAGTCAATCCTGAGTATGGTACTTTAGATGATTTTAAAGGCTTAATTAAGGCTGTGCATCAGAGGGGTATGAAGTTGATGATAGATGTAGTCTATAACCATACTGCCCATGATTCTAAGTTATTTAAAGAGCATCCGGAGTGGTTTTATCAGACTGCTGATGGTGAGGTAGGGAATAAGGTTGGTGATTGGTATGATGTTATAGATTTAGATTTTGATAATTTAGCTTTATGGAATTATTTAATAGATGCTCTTAAATATTGGGTAGAGCTTGGAGTAGATGGATTCCGTTGTGATGTGGCTTCGATGATTCCTCTTAAATTCTGGAAGAGGGCCCGTAAAGAGGTTGCTCAAGTAAGAGAAGGGATCATTTGGATTGCTGAGAGTGTAGAACCAGACTTTCTTAAGGCTCTAAGGAAGAATGGATTTGTAGGTTTATCAGATGCGGAGCTTTATCAAGCTTTTGATGTTAGTTATGATTATGATACTTTCCTATACTTTAAGAAGTATAAGAGTGGGAAGATATCTTTTGCTGAATATCTAGAGAAGGTAAGGATGCAAGAGTATATCTATCCTGCTAACTATGTTAAGATGAGATTTATCGAAAATCATGACCAAGAAAGGGCAAGAAGGTGGTTACCAGTAAAAGAAGACCTATATAACTGGACAGCTTTCTATTACTTCCAACAAGGGCTAACCTTAATCTATGGAGGGCAAGAGACCGATGATATAATCTCTCCAAGTCTATTTGATCATGATCCAGTTGATTGGACTTTACTTGATGAATATTATGTAGATTTATTGAAGGATTTAGGAGAGATTAAAAAGGATGAAATCTTTGCTAAAGGTTATTATGAGATCTTAGATAGTAATAGAGAGGGAGTAGTAGTAGCTACATATCAACTAGATAATAGATTAATGGTTGGAATCTTTAATTTAGAACAGAAGTTAGGGGATATTAGTGTACCAGTCTCTGATGGCAAGTATGAAAACTTAATCAGTGCTAAAACAATCAAAGTAGAAGATGGAAAGGTAACCTTAAGTGTAGAGCCAATTATCTTTGCAGTAGAGGTTGAAGATAATGAGAAGAAGGTAATATTATCAGAATTATAA
- a CDS encoding dihydrofolate reductase has translation MNLSIIVAMDKNNLIGKNNEMPWNLPSDLKYFKERTLNHTIVMGRKTFESIGKPLQDRRNLILTRDKDYSQQGCEIFHSKESLLNHFKDSSEEIFVCGGTEIYKLFLPYVDKLYITRIEEEFEGDTYFPSINLELWEKVWSQEGNKDKNNPYNYSFYLYKRR, from the coding sequence ATGAACCTATCTATAATAGTAGCTATGGATAAGAATAATTTAATAGGAAAGAATAATGAAATGCCTTGGAACTTGCCCTCTGACTTAAAATATTTTAAAGAGAGAACTTTAAATCATACAATAGTGATGGGTAGAAAGACCTTTGAATCTATTGGTAAACCCCTCCAAGATAGAAGAAACCTTATCTTAACAAGGGATAAAGATTATTCTCAACAGGGGTGTGAGATATTTCATTCTAAAGAAAGTCTTTTAAATCACTTTAAAGATAGTAGTGAAGAGATCTTTGTTTGTGGAGGAACAGAGATATACAAGCTATTCTTACCCTATGTCGATAAATTATATATAACAAGAATAGAAGAAGAGTTTGAAGGGGATACTTACTTTCCCTCAATAAATTTAGAACTTTGGGAGAAGGTTTGGAGTCAAGAGGGGAACAAGGATAAAAACAACCCTTATAATTATAGTTTTTATCTGTATAAGAGAAGATAA
- a CDS encoding DUF1858 domain-containing protein, whose product MKIEKTDIISEVLRKYPETAEVFMSFGMHCLGCPTATGEAIEQAVMVHGIDLDKMMKALNEKVN is encoded by the coding sequence ATGAAAATTGAAAAAACAGATATTATTTCAGAGGTATTAAGAAAGTATCCAGAGACTGCCGAAGTATTTATGAGTTTTGGTATGCACTGCTTGGGATGCCCAACAGCAACAGGGGAAGCCATTGAACAAGCCGTGATGGTACATGGAATTGACCTTGATAAGATGATGAAAGCTTTAAATGAAAAGGTAAATTAA
- a CDS encoding manganese efflux pump MntP family protein: protein MTNIIFIAVALALDAFAVALGLGCGSRLKAKEKFLIVLSFGFFQGLFAIFGAQLGSYINSNIFDFGNYIGGAIILIIGILFLKEGYDNQEACVYMEFSPWTYIVLGVSVSIDSFGVGFSVLYNLDIIPILSNGTTIAVITAILTAVSLMIVNYIKNFAIVEKYANYLGGIILVIFGINMLMDII from the coding sequence ATGACAAATATTATTTTTATTGCAGTAGCTTTGGCTTTAGATGCCTTTGCAGTAGCCTTAGGATTAGGCTGTGGAAGTAGGTTGAAGGCTAAGGAGAAGTTTTTGATTGTACTCTCTTTTGGTTTCTTTCAGGGATTGTTTGCAATCTTTGGTGCTCAATTAGGAAGTTATATCAATAGTAATATCTTTGATTTTGGTAATTACATAGGTGGAGCTATTATTCTAATTATCGGCATCTTATTTTTGAAGGAAGGTTATGATAATCAAGAAGCCTGTGTTTATATGGAGTTCAGCCCTTGGACCTATATAGTTTTGGGAGTTAGTGTAAGTATTGATTCCTTTGGAGTAGGCTTTTCTGTATTGTATAACTTAGATATTATTCCTATACTCAGTAATGGTACAACTATTGCAGTAATCACTGCAATCTTAACGGCTGTCTCCTTAATGATAGTCAATTATATTAAAAACTTTGCAATTGTTGAGAAGTATGCCAACTATCTAGGAGGGATAATCTTAGTTATCTTTGGGATTAATATGCTAATGGATATCATTTAA